The Saccopteryx leptura isolate mSacLep1 chromosome 2, mSacLep1_pri_phased_curated, whole genome shotgun sequence genome has a window encoding:
- the ADAM11 gene encoding disintegrin and metalloproteinase domain-containing protein 11 isoform X4, with translation MQGTRLPVRGPCPSRSSEPAEAEKEKVRRGHPTVHSETKYVELIVINDHQLFEQMRQSVVLTSNFAKSVVNLADVMYKEQLNTRIVLVAMETWADGDKIQVQDDLLETLARLMVYRREGLPEPSDATHLFSGRTFQSTSSGAAYVGGICSLSRGGGVNEYDNMGAMAVTLAQTLGQNLGMMWNKHRSSAGDCKCPDNWLGCIMEDTGFYLPRKFSRCSIDEYNQFLQEGGGSCLFNKPLKLLDPPECGNGFVEAGEECDCGSVQECSRAGGTCCKKCTLTHDAMCSDGLCCRRCKYEPRGVSCREAVNECDIAETCTGDSSQCPPNLHKLDGYYCDHEQGRCYGGRCKTRDRQCQALWGHAAADRFCYEKLNVEGTERGNCGRKGSGWVQCNKQDVLCGFLLCVNISGTPRLGDLGGDISSVTFYHQGKELDCRGGHVQLADGSDLSYVEDGTACGPNMLCLDHRCLPAAAFNFSTCPGSGERRVCSHHGVCSNEGKCICQPDWTGKDCSIHNPLPTSLPTGETEKYKGPSGTNIIIGSIAGAVLVAAIVLGGTGWGFKNIRRGRYDPTQQGAV, from the exons ATGCAGGGAACCAG ACTGCCTGTTCGCGGCCCCTGCCCATCCCGCTCCTCTGAACCGGCCGAGGCTGAGAAGGAAAAG GTCCGCCGGGGCCACCCTACAGTGCACAGTGAGACCAAGTATGTGGAGCTGATCGTGATCAATGACCACCAGCTG TTTGAACAGATGCGACAGTCAGTGGTCCTCACCAGCAATTTTGCCAAGTCTGTGGTGAACCTGGCAGATGTG ATGTACAAGGAGCAGCTCAATACCCGGATAGTGCTGGTTGCCATGGAAACGTGGGCAGATGGGGACAAGATCCAGGTGCAGGATGACCTCCTAGAGACCCTGGCTCGACTCATGGTCTATCGGCGGGAGGGCCTGCCTGAGCCCAGCGATGCCACCCACCTCTTCTC GGGCAGGACTTTCCAGAGCACCAGTAGTGGGGCTGCCTACGTGGGAGGCATTTGCTCTCTGTCAAGGGGTGGCGGTGTGAATGAG TACGACAACATGGGGGCCATGGCGGTGACACTGGCCCAGACACTCGGGCAGAACCTGGGCATGATGTGGAATAAACACCGGAGCTCAGCAG GAGACTGCAAGTGTCCAGACAACTGGCTGGGCTGCATCATGGAGGACACGGG GTTCTACCTGCCCCGCAAGTTCTCACGCTGCAGTATCGACGAGTACAACCAGTTTCTGCAGGAGGGCGGCGGGAGCTGCCTCTTCAACAAGCCCCTCAAG CTGCTGGACCCCCCTGAGTGCGGAAACGGCTTTGTGGAGGCGGGAGAGGAGTGTGACTGCGGCTCTGTGCAG GAGTGTAGCCGAGCGGGTGGGACCTGCTGCAAGAAATGCACCCTGACTCACGACGCCATGTGCAGCGACGGGCTCTGCTGTCGCCGCTGCAAG TATGAGCCGCGGGGTGTGTCCTGTCGAGAAGCCGTGAACGAATGCGACATCGCGGAGACCTGCACCGGCGACTCAAGCCAG TGTCCTCCCAACTTGCACAAGCTGGATGGTTACTACTGTGATCATGAACAG GGCCGCTGCTACGGAGGTCGCTGCAAAACCAGGGACCGGCAGTGCCAAGCCCTTTGGGGCCATG CGGCTGCTGATCGCTTCTGCTATGAGAAGCTGAATGTGGAGGGGACAGAGCGTGGGAACTGTGGGCGCAAGGGGTCAGGCTGGGTCCAGTGCAATAAACA GGATGTACTCTGTGGCTTCCTCCTCTGTGTCAATATCTCTGGAACTCCTCGTCTAGGGGACCTAGGAGGAGACATCAGCAGTGTCACTTTCTACCACCAGGGCAAGGAGCTGGACTGCAG GGGTGGCCACGTGCAGCTGGCTGATGGCTCAGACCTGAGCTACGTGGAGGATGGCACAGCCTGTGGGCCCAACATGCTGTGCTTGGATCATCGCTGCTTGCCAGCTGCGGCCTTCAACTTCAGTACCTGCCCAGGCAGCGGGGAGCGCCGTGTCTGCTCCCACCATGGG GTCTGCAGCAATGAAGGGAAGTGCATCTGTCAGCCAGACTGGACAGGCAAAGACTGCAGTATCCACAACCCCCTGCCTACATCTCTGCCCACTGGGGAGACGGAGAAATATAAGG GTCCCAGTGGCACCAACATCATCATTGGCTCCATCGCCGGGGCTGTCCTGGTTGCAGCCATCGTCCTGGGCGGCACAGGCTGGGGATTTAA AAACATCCGGAGAGGAAGGTATGACCCAACCCAGCAGGGGGCAGTGTGA